TGATGGAGGCCACCGTCGGCGTCGAAATCGCCAGCCGCCGCGCCGAACAGCGCAAGGCGGAAGGCGAAGGCGAGGCGCACTACATTTCGCAAACCGGCAAGGCCGAAGCCGAAAAGATGCGCCTGATGGGCGAAGCGCAAGGCGTGGCCTACCGTGAACAGGTCAACGCGCTCGGCGCGCAAGGCGTCGCGCTGGTCGAGACGCTCAAAGTCATCGGCGAGAAAGGCGTGCGCATCACTCCTGATGTGCTGGCGTCGGGCGGGAATGGCGATGGCGCGGGCGGGTTGGGGACGTTGTTGTTGCTGAATCTGTTTCGCGGGCAGATGAAGGGGAACGACGCGGGCAATAACGGCGCGAAGTAGCGGCAGCCGGATTTGATGGTGCGGGCAGCCGGGTTGTCCTGGCTGCCCGCGCTTCTCATCGGTAAGGCGAAATTCGATTGTTGTTAATGAACAGGTTTGGCTATACTCCCGTTTCCCCTCCAAGCAAAACGTAACGGCAGTCAGCAGCAACCCTACAAATGAGCAAAGCGCGCAAACAACTGATTGAAGGCAGTAATCTCTACGGCATTGAGCCGCGGGAGGTGCCCCTCTATAGCCTCTTGCAAGCTTCGCGCTACCTGAAAATTCCGTTTGGGACATTGCGTTCATGGGTAAGAGGCCGTGACTATCCAAGCGGAAATGAGCAAGGCAAGAAGTTCTCAGGCCCAGTTATTTTATTGTCTGACCCTGACGTTGCGCGCTTGTCTTTCATGAACCTCGTCGAAGCTTACGTGTTGAATGGAATCCGGCGGGTCGAAAACGTCCCTTTTTACAAGGTCCGAAACGCGATCAAGTACCTTGAAGACAAATCTCCTTCGAAACATCCGCTGGCCGACAAGCTGTTTCTGACCAATGGCGTGGATTTATTCATTGAGGATTTGGGGCAACTGGTCAATGTCTCGCGTGGCGGACAACTTGCCATCAGAAACGTCGTCGAAGAATATCTGCGCCGCATTGACCGTGACCCGACGAAACTTTTGCCGGTGCGCCTCTACCCATTTCTGCGCTCGCCTCATCAAGCCGAAGAACCGAAACGAGTAATGATTGATCCATTGGTTTCATTTGGCCGTCCCGTGCTTGCGAAGACCGGGGTGCCGACTGCGATCGTGGCCGAACGTTTTTACGCCGGGGATTCGACGGACGAATTAGGTAGGGACTATGGCGTCGAAAGAGAAGAGATCGAAGAAGCGGTCAGGTACGAAGCTCCCGCTAGAAAAGCAGCTTGAAAATGTTGTTTTCTTCGTTGACCGCTGCCTCGGCAAAAATACTGTTCCAGAAACCCTTCGCCAAGCTGGCCTGAGAGTCGAGGTACACTCCGACCATTTTCAAGACGATGCGCCGGATACGCACTGGCTAATTGAATGTGGGAAACGCGATTGGGTGGTGCTGACCAAAGATAGAGAAATTCGTCGGAATGATTTGGAACGCATTGCCTTGATGAATTCTGGAGTTGCATCTTTCATTCTTATTTCCGCGAATAGCTCTGGGTTGGACAACGCCAATGCCCTGAGCAAATCCCTCCCAAAAATTGCCCGTTTTCTTCAAACCAGACCAAAGCCTTTTATCGCGCGTATCAACAAAAACGGTGAAGTTGAACTCTGGATTGATCACAAAGGCAAAGATCACTTGAAGCACTGACCTTGAACCCGCTCAACAGAAAAGGAGTTCGTTATGCTCAAACCAACCCGCTCTGTATTCATTGCGTTTTTGCTCCTGACCACTGTCGTCCCCGCGCAGGAAGGCTTTTCGCCCTTCACCACCGATTTCCCGCCCGAAGAATTCGCCGCCCGCCGCACCGAAGTTTACAAGGCCATCGGCGAGAACGGCCTTGCCCTAGTGCAAGGCGCGCCGAGTCCCGCTGGCTACACGCGCTTCCGCCAGTCGAACGAGTTTTACTACCTCTGCGGCATCGAAGTCCCGCACGCCTATTTGCTGTTGGATGGCGCGACGCGGCGGGCCTCGCTCTACTTGCCGCATCGCAACGAAGGGCGCGAACGCGGCGAGGGGAAAATGTTGTCGGCGGAAGACGCAGCGGAGGTCGTCAAGCTGAGCGGCGTTGAGACGGTGTATGGCAGCGACTTGTTGAATGAGCATCTGGCGCGGGCGACGCGCACCAGCGGGCGCGCGCTGTTTACGCCCTTCAGCCCGGCGGAAGGCTTTGCGATGAGCCGCGATCTGGCGGTGCGCGTGATTGGCGATTACGCGGCTGATCCCTTTGACGGGCGGCCTTCGCGCGAAGGCGCACTGATTCAAACGTTGCGCGGGCGCTTCCCGCAATTCGAGATCAAAGACCTGACGCCGGCGCTCGACCGCTTGCGGCTGATCAAGAGTCCGCGCGAGTTGGCGTTGATCAAAAAGGCTACGCGGCTCGGCGGTTTGGCGTTGATGGAGGCGATGCGTTCGACCGAGCCGGGCATTTATGAACACGAATTGGATGGGATGGCGAAGTACGTTTATTACCGCAACGGCGCGCAGGGCGAGGCCTATTACTCGCTGATCGCCAGCGGGCGCAACGCCTGGTATCCGCACTACAACGCGGGCAAGCGGCAGATGCGCGACGGCGATTTTCTGCTGATGGATTTCGCGCCGGACGTGGGCTACTACATGAGCGATGTGACGCGGATGATGCCGGTCAACGGCGTGTTCAACGCCTGGCAGCGCGAGCTATACGGCTTTTATCTCGGCTGCTATCAGGCAGTGCTGAAGGCGATCAACCCCAACGTCACCGCGCAAGTGGTTATTCAGGAAGCCGTCAAAGAGATGGAGCAGTTGCTGGCTTCGTCCAAATTTTCCAAGCCTGCATATGAGAATGCGGCGAAGGCCTTTGTCGCGCGCTATCAAGCCTCGGCGAAAAATCCAAATGCTTCGCTGGGTCATTGGGTCGGTATGGCAACGCACGACGACGGCCCGCACGAAGGGCCGTTGCGCGCCGGGATGGTCTTCACGATTGAACCCGCGCTGACCGTGCCCGAAGAGCAGATTTATATCCGCCTGGAAGACCTGATCATCATCACCGCGACCGGCAAAGAGATCGTTTCCGATTTCGTGCCGATGGAGATAGATGCAATTGAAAAGCTGATGAAAGAGGAAGGGATGTTGCAGCGGTATCCAAAAGATGGCGGGTTGCCGAAACCGTAAATGTTAATCGTCGGGACTGAAAACGCACAGGGTTAATTGGTCACTCGGTGTGCATCGGCATAAATGCGAAGCGCGGCTTCGATGAGTTGCTGAAATTCTTCGCCTTGCGCGCGATACCATTCAAGTACAGTGGCGTCTACTTTAAGGGTCACTTCCTCTTTTTTGCGCGGTAGCCGCCAAGTTGCCTGCGCAAAGAATTGATCGGTCAGCGGCGGAATGTCGGACGTATCAATCTCCTCATCCGTCAACGCATCAATACGTGCCCAATCCGTTTCTGAGGGCGTCTTCAAATTGTTGGCGTTCATGTTTTTGAGCCTTTCGCAACGAGATAATGCGTAGCATGTCGAACCCGCGCTCGACATACACAACTACGACCACACGCGCTTGTAAAAAACCGATTCCGATCCAACGGTCTTCGCCATAATCTTCCCTTGTCTCTGGCACAGTCAACACAGGGCCTTCAAAGATTTGCCAAGCATCGGCAAAATCAAAACCGTGCTTGCGGATGTTAATGCGGTTTTTGGCTTCGTCCCAATCAAACCTCACGGATCATTCCTTCTTTGATTGCAATGCCTCACTCATACCGTAATGCCTCAATCGGATCCATCCGCGCCGCCTTCCACGCCGGCCACAAACCGAAAATCAGCCCGATGCCTACGCTCGACACAAAGCCTGCGATGGGCGCCCAGAGCGGCACATACGACGGCACGATCAGTTTGATCAGCAGCGTGATCAGCCAGCCAAAAAACAAACCGATCAGGCCACCCAGGCCGGTCAGCGTCATGGCTTCGATCAGGAATTGCCAGAGGATGTCGCGGCGTTTGCCGCCGATGGCTTTGCGGATGCCGATCTCTTTGGTGCGTTCGGTGACGCTGACCAGCATGATGTTCATTACGCCGATGCCGCCGACCATCAGACCGACCGAAGAGATCGCGATCATCGCCAGCGCGACGCCGAAAGTGATCGAACGGAAGGTGTCAATGATCGAATCCGCTGTCTGAATGCCGAAGTTGTTCGGCTGGCCGAAAGATACTTGGCGGCGAATGCGCAGCAAATCGGCGACTTGGTCCTGCGCGGTTTTGAGCATGCCGGGTTTGGCGACGGCGAGGATGAAGACATCGTCGGCGCGCGGTTTCAGACGCAGCGCCAAACTGTAAGGCATGAAAATGATGTTGTTCTGATCGTTGTTGCCCTGGCCGCCGCCGAAAAGTTGTTCGCGTTTTTCCAGCACGCCGATGACGCGGAATTCGCGCCCGCCGATGGTGATGGTTTTGTCGAGCGGCGAACCGAAGGGGAAGAACTGATCGGCGACCGAAGCACCAATGACGCAGACTTCATCGGTGTTGTCGTTCTCGCCTTGGGTGAAAAAACGTCCGGCGGAGATTACCCAAATTCCGGCTTTTTCGTAATCGGGCAAGGTGCCTTGCAACAACACGGCGGCGGATTGCGTGCCGCCGCCTTTGACCTCGATCTTGCGCCCGAAATAGTCGTTGGTGATGTTGAGCAGTGGCACCGAGATGCTGACCGAAGGCAATTGCGCCAGCGCCACCGCGTCGTCATAGGTCAGCGGCTTGCGCATACGTTCTTCGCGGGTGGGCGGGCCGAAACGTATGCCCCGGTCGAATTTGTTGATGAACAGAGAGTTGGTGCCGAACGATTCGATCTGTTGGGTGACGGCGTAATCAATGCCACTGATGATCGAAGCAATCGCCATCACCGTCATCACGCCAATCACGACGCCAATCACGGTCAGGAACGAGCGCAGCTTATTCGCGCGCAACGTGTCAATCGCCATCCAGAAATTTTCGGTTATGTCAGTTCTCATAGTAGTCAGTAGTCAGTAGTCAGTAAAAATCCATCGTGATGTCCAGCACGGGCGACGCTGCCGTAATCGCCGGCAATTGAGCAATGGCGGCGGCGTCTGATGAACGAGGCGATCACCATCACGACCCAGACGCCGATCACCACGCCGATCACTGTCAAGGCTGATCTGGGTGTCCCCCCGCCGTGACAATTTAGCGGAGCGGAATCGGGTTGAATTCGAAGGTGCGCGGAAAATCGAGATTCACCACACGTTTCTGCTCCAGCCTACGCAGAAGCCGCAAGACATTTTCGCCTGACTCGGTTCCTGCATACCGGCGCAATAAGTAACCGACGGTAGGATCATCCTCTTCGAGCAGCGCGAAGAGGAGACGGCTCTCTTCAGGCGCGAGCCTCAGTGGAGCAAGATAGCGCTTGAAGAGAATAACAGCCTGTTCGTTCTGAAAGGCAAGGCTTTCTACGGCGCACCCGAGGCTGACTTGCAACTGTTGTTCGAACTGCGCGCGCGTTTGGGCGCTGAGTGTGCCTGCCGCCCCCTTGATTGCGAAGTGCGGTACATTGAGGCGCACACAAACTGCCAGCAATTCTTCCGGCGTGGCCGGGATCTCCTGGCCAAACAAATCCTCAACACCAATGGTTTGCGTCGCGGCAAAAAAGCCCGCCGGCGCGAGGGTCGCTAGCACGGTGAAGAGTAGCGCCCGGAGTTGCCGGAAGTTCGATCGGCGATTTGCGGCGTCAGCGGATTGTGCATGCCGAGGACAGCAAAGCCCGGGCCCAGCAAGGCGCAATGGAAGCCCGCCGCCGGCAATACCTGGCGAAGCTGTTCGGTACGGGCAAAAACCGGTGCGGGCAGCGTTGCCGGTTTGGCGTTTTGCAATGCGCGGGCAATTTCCGCGCTGCCCGAAAGGGCGGCTGCGGCCAGCAGCGAGGCCGCGATTGAGGCGGAAACTGCCTCTGGCATGCTGCCCTCGAATTTTGCGCTCTTGCCCAGCAGGGAGCTTACGACGCGCGCTCCCACGGCTTCCGGCGCGTTGCTGGCGGCCCAGTGAAGCCCTGCCCGCATCCAGGCGCTGAATGCCTCTCTATGGTTCCCGCGCTCAGCAGCCAGCCTAGCCAGGATTAGGTTGGCATACAACGCATCGCTTTCTGAACGCGCCCCCAGCGTCGTGGAAAAGGCGGCGTTGAAATACTGCTCTGCCTGCTCGAATTCCTGACGACGACGGTACAGCCGGGCCAGGTTGATCGAATTTACATATTGGAGACGGCGGTCTGGGAAAGGCAAGCGCGCGGTTCGTTCTTCGATCTCCTTTTCCAGCGCTAAAGCCTGTGTGATGTCGCCTGCTTTCAGGCGGCAGAGCGCAAAGATATTTAACAGGTAAAGGTATTCGCGGCGCTCCTGTCCGGCCGGGTCGGCGAATGAACACGCCTGCTGAAAACATGCTTCGGCGCACGCGAGGTTGCCCGTCATCACATATCCCCAGCCTTTGGATTGCAACAGAAAGCTCCGCATTTCGGGGGGCAGAACCGCCGGGGGATCAGGGATGTTGGCCGCCTCAGCAAACCGTTGGGAAGCCACGCGCAGGCCCTGGGCATAAGACTGAAAGATTCCCCAATCCAATCCGATCCGAAGCTTCGTGAGTGCTCTTTCAAGCAGCCGCAACGTAATCCCCAGCCCACCTTCCGCCAGGCGCCGTTGTCCTTCGGTGTAAAGAAACCAGGGCTCCACATACATATTGTTCCCGTGGAACTGCGCATAAGCATCCAGCCAGCCAAAAGGGCGCGCCAGCGCGCCCAACCGATCAAATTCCAGGCGGGCCACATCCTGCGGACGCCGCCGCCGCTCAGGCGGAACGAGACAATAACCATTGGCGAGCGGGATGAGCGCGGCGGCTGGCGGCAAATCAGCCGCCGCCAGCGCAAGCCGCATTTCAGGGGAGCTGACCCCAGGAACCAGGCCAAGAATATCTCCTGCCACGGTCACGGGCGGCGGTTCCCGGCTCCCTTGCCAGTCTATTTCCCAATCCGCCGGCACTGCCGGGTCGTCTGCATCTGCCGCGACCAGCGCGATCTTACTCGGCGTGGCGCGTAACGCTTGCGCCAAAAACCGGATAAAAAGGAGATTCTCGTTTTCCCAGGGAAGCGCAGCGCGCGGCGCGATCACCAGGAAGAGATAGGGTGCAACTCCCTGTACTCTTTCTCTGATTCGCTGCGCGAAGTTTAGTGATTCAACGGTGGCCCGGTCGCCGAGCGCTTCAGCGTCAATAAACTCGCCGATAATATCGGCATAGGAAATTTCTCTGGGTGGCGCTGCGCGATGCCAGTCCGCCACCGCGAATTCAGAACTCGGAAGCTCCAGCGCAAGTTGCGCAAAGAATTCCCGCGCCACTTGCTGGCCTCTCCAGGCACCAAGGCTCAAATCCGCCGCCACCCAAGTTCCTGGCAGACCGGCGTTCTCAATTTGCTGCCTCAGCGTTTCCTGGCTTCGGGCGCGAAACCCCGGCAGGGATAGGGTGCCGGGGTCTCTGGTGAAATCAATTGTGGCGCGTTTCTCCACGTGCTAGCCCTCGGCGCGATTCAGCTCGGATGCCTCGGCTTCCTGTCCGATGGCGATCAGATAGATGGTGGAGTGCGTCAGCCCATCCAAGTCAAGGAAGTCATCAATCCGACGATCGTAATAGCCGCCCAGGTTGATGCTCCCCAGGCCCAGGCCGAGCGCCACAAGGTTGAAATTTTGGGCCACGTGCCCAGCTTCAAGTAAGGCGAAACGATAGCCGCGGTCGCCATACTTGAACGTCGAACGGTCGAAAACAGCCGTAATGAAAATAAGCAATGACGCATCGTGCACGTTGGTTTGCTGCGCCAGCGCGCGCGCCAGCGTCTCTGATTGGTCGCCATCGCGGAGCCGGCGCAGATGATTTTCTACCGGATTGTAATGATAAAGGCCCGTTGGAAAGCCCTCGGCATGCGCGCTGTGGAAATAGATTTCCAGCGGATAAAGCGCCCCCGCCGACGGCGCGGCGCGGAACGCGCGCGGATACCCCAGCGAACGTTGATCGCGGGTGATGCCAGCAGCGCAATGCAGCAGCGTCGCCACGGTCTGCAAATTGACTGGCAGGGGAAGCATCTGCTTTGCCGTAGACCGTTTGAGGAGCGCTTCGCCGAGCGGGATGGTCAGCGGCGCCAACGTTGCGGGCAGTTCCAGAACCGGATAGCCGTGAAAGGAAAACGATTCGGCAAGCTGCTCCATTCGCGCCAAGACCTCATGGTCAGCAGGCGGCACATCGAACGCCGACAGTTTCGAGTTCTCGTGGAAGGTTTCCCAAATGAGATCGCCATCGCCTTCTGAAATTGGCGGATCGGTGAAGCGATTACTGTTGAGCATGATTTTTCCGTGTTGGATGGTTGTCTATTCAATGCCTATGGATAGGGATGCGGGACAGAGTTGTCGCCTTTTTCGCGCGTGATGCCTGCGTAACCGAGTTGCTGGGGGATCGTCCAGAGCCGGTTGCCGCCCTGCGCACGGATACTATGGCCGACGGCAAGCGGATGAAAGCCGGGGATGATGGCGCGTACCACCGACAGACCCACTTCCTGAACATCCGGCGTCGTCAGATCGCAAAGTAACGCCATGTGGTTTACGGCGCGCAGCTTTTGCAACAGCGTTTGCAAGTCTTTCCCAGGCTCACCTGTGGATAGGTTCGCGAGACTGCCGAAATCTATCCGTGCCGGTGAGGCGAAAAGAAAATTCGCGAGCGGGGCCTTCGCATGATCGCACCAAAAATTCAGATGGCCGGTTTGATCCTCCACATTGTCGTAATGGGGGTTGTTCGCCAGACGCGGCATATGGATCATAATCTTCTGGCAATATTCCAGCGTATGCGCCAACTCTTCCAAACTCTTGCGGACAGCCTCTTCAGGATCAAGGGATGCCGATCCGGCGGGAACCAGCGGCGGCGCCTCAGGCATGGTGTTGCGCGAAACAGAGAGGACTGTGGGGACACCGGCATCCAGCGTCATATCGAACAGCGTCACCTCATAACCGGCGTTCTCGAAGCGCGCGACAAGGTCGCGATTGCGCGCGCTCAGCGATTCCGCGCGAATCTGCGGAGGGGCCAGCCTGGCTTGCCAGGTGATGGTAAATGCGTCGCGCTCGATCACTTCGCAAAGCGCGGAAATCGCCGCTTCAAAATAGCTGCAATGACAGGCCAGTCCAGTCGAAATGGACTGCGCGATGGGGCTGTCCCCTTGCCCGCGATGGTAGATGTAGGGGACATAGACCATGGCCGCCGGGACGTGCCAGCTCTCGCCGCGCAGCGGGTCAACCGCCGGCGCCCATCGCACCGGCGTGTGCTCATCGAAAGGCACAAACATCACTTTGGGGTTCTGATACTGCGCCGGGCTGAGCAGCGCGAACTCCGCCGGATGCACACAGCGGAAAGGCGCGTTCGCATAGGGATGGAGCGGCAACTCCGCCAACTGGTAAAGCGCTCCGCAATAGCGTTCGACTGACTCGCCAATCGCCTTCGCCATGGCGATGCCGCGCTGGGCAGACGCGCCGCCAGTCTTGTTAAAGTTCGCTTGCTCGCTGAAAGAATCGGTATTGCACGCTTGCGCGAAAAAATGAAAAAAATCAGGACTGCCCGGCTGGCGGGGCGATTCCGTCACAAACTGAACAATCCCCAGATGCTCGTCTACGATGTATTCCAACGCATCAAATAGGCGCCGCAAGGATTTCTGTTTCGCACTCATTCTTCAACCACCTTGCTCGCGAGCGAGCTGTTGATGATGGATGTGGAGGAACGGCGGATAAGCGGGCTACAGGCGCGGCAGCGCGGCACGCGCAGGACTTTTCTTGAATCAATGCGACCGGCCAACAGGTTCACCTCCATCACGGAGCCGACTTTCCAGAGCGGGAGCGCACGACTATAAAATTTCATCAGCTCGAGGGCGGCGATATCGCCGAGTACCGAAGCCATCGAAGGATGGAAGCCCGCCACCTGCTGGCCGGCGAAGGCCTGCGCCTCCAGCGCAGACTCCAGCGCGTGGCCGGTGCGCGTGGATTCCAACCGCGCAATAAAGCATTCGAAGCAGGCTGTCTCGCCAGGAATCACGGAAGGGCCGATATAGCCGACCATATCCTGCAACACCACGGGAAGGAAGTGGCGGTCACGTTCCAGGCAGAAAGCGTTCCACTCTCGCATCAAGCGCAAGCCGCCGAAATCGGAAGTCGCCACAAGGCAATCAAACGAATCCGCTTGAAGCTTTGCCAGCCAGTCCTCATAGGCAAGGGGTTCAACGGCCACCTTCCACAACGGCGCCCGGAACTGCGTCCCGTCAAAGAAAGAAAGATTGCGGAGAAACGGATAATCAATCAGCGCGACATTTGTCACGCCGGAGGTGACTAGCGCGTTGGTCAGTTGGCGTGAAATGTGGTTGACGCCGAGAATCGCAACACGGACCTGGCTCAGTTGTTCAATGACTGCGCCGGTTGATGTCCCAAAATTCCAATAGAAAACATCGAGCGGGCCTTCAGGGTCGGCTGGGCCAGCGTCTTGGCCCGCCGGGATCACAAAGCGGCGGGCCAGCAGTTGCTCAATGAGTTGCCTGACAGCGGGGTGATCCGGAGCCGCAAAGTGGTCACAGGCTTCCCTGATCGTTATCCCTTCCCCCGTCATTGCAGCGAGCAGTATCTGAATGGCCGGCATCGCGCGCTCGCCGCGAATCATGACCTGTGTGGAGCCGCGTCTGAGGATCGCCCCCTCGGCGGATTCAATCAGTTGAACGGGCAGCGCGATGAAGCGCCGCGCATCCTCAACCGCAGCCGTCTGGTCACCGGCGGTCAGTCCATTCAGCCCGTGAGGGAGGTTATCATTGCTCATAGATGCTCCATAAAAGACGGTATGAAGAAGCCGGATAAAATGCCGGCAAATGCTCCTCATTCCGGTGTCTACAGCATTCCGCTCAATCTCTTTGGCTCCCGCGCTTCCTTTGAGAGAGAATTGGCATCGCTACTATCCCCCAGAAATTGACCAGCGAATGCATCAGAATTGCCGGATAAAGGTTGTTCGCAAACAGGGCCAGCGCCGATAGCATGAACGACAAGATCAATGCATAAATCACCATGCCTATTCCAAAAACCACATGGATACTGGCAAACATCAGCGCCGTGAAAAAGATTGCACGGGCCGTGTTCCCGGTATACGCCAGCAGCGCGTTGAAAACATATCCGCGAAAGATCAGCTCCTCAAGCGCCGGCACTGTCAGCGCGCCTAGTATGGTTAATAAGCTGAGTTCCAAGCGGGAGAGTCTATCCGATTGCGCGTGCTCGACCCGCTGCGCGTAAAACATTTTGAAGCCAAAATACCCAATGCCCCACTCCAAGATCGGCCAGAGCAGGATTCCTATCCCGGCCCCGATTATCGCCAGCGTTGCACCCGCGAAGGAAAGATTTCCTCCCCATCCCACGGTGACGCCGCCAACCCCTCGGCGTGCGAAGAGGAAGGAAAAGATCAGAGCCGCCACAAACGTCCAGATATTGTAGAGGCAGAGTGCAGCCGTGAACTGGCGCTGGATGTTCAGTGCCGCGAAAACTCGCGTGAGGTCAATCCGTGTCCGAGCCAGTAACGCATAGGAAAGCGAAGTCCCCGCAACCCCCATCCACGCCACTGGGAGGTAAATAATGGTCGGCAGATCAGCATTGACCATAGGCGTATTATTCCAAACCGGGAACACGACGCGCAGCATCAATGAAAGCAAGGCCCCGCGAAGAATGTGATCCAGGCCCGGTCTTTTTAAGCTGTTAGACAAAGCAATAGCTGGCTGCACCAATTGCACAGCCAGCAAAGCCGCTCGGCAACGATAGGCGCGGGCTTGCAGCCCCGCATCCTGTGTAGCCCCGCATCCGGGGTAAGCCAGAAGCAAAAGTTTTGAATCAAGCTAGATCAGCAGGTTTCGGCTGAGCCACAGAGACCGCACAGCAGCAGCAGCAGCAGGCAATACAGCAGCAGCAGCGAATGCCACCATCTCCACTGCCTCCGCCCCCGGTTGTCGTCCCCGGCTTCTTGAGCGCGGCAACAGCCACTGCGTTCAAGCCCTGCAAATCCTGGAACGTCAAGTTCAAGGTTGCCGGCGCCGTCGTGGGTTTTTCAATCAGTGACAATAAATCAGGTCGGGTGAGTTTCCTGACTCGTGGCGAGAGCACTTTCAATTCCTGGTCTGTAAATCCCATCCTTGTGAGTGGTGTTGTGGGCGTAATAACGATAGGGGTACTCACTGAAGCTTTTTTAGCCATTTCGCAATCTCCATTATAGTGATGTTGCTGGTTAATGTTGCTGGTGAGTCGGCGATGCATTGCAATCAAGAAAAAATGCAACGTCAACCGCGCCAAACGCTTTGGACGAATGGGCTGCCTAAGCAGCCCAGAGTCTGTAGTGCATTGAGAACGGAAATGATAAAAACAAGCTTGCTAGTCTGACTTGCTTAGCAAGATGGAAATGAAAGCCGCGCAATTTCCATTCGCACCCTAACGAAAGCTCAATAACCTGTCAATGGCGGGCAAGCTTTTGCCCGCCAAGAAAAAGAACCGCGCAGCGCGCGTCGCGCAAACTGTCCGCAAAAGTTTGACGCCCACCCGTCAATGGCTTGGCACCCCGGCTACGACTTTACTGTTGATGATCTATTCTGCCCGTAACGCCACAATCGGATCGAGCAACGCCGCTTTGCGCGCGGGCAATATGCCGGACAGGATGCCAATCACGCCGGAGACGACAACGGCCACGATCACGGCGGCAATCGAAAGATAGGTCTGGAAAACAAAGGCGGTCAGAATCCGGCCAATGGCCCAGGCGATCAACACGCCGACGGTGCCGCCGATAGCCGAGAGCATCACGGCTTCGATCAGGAACTGTTTGAGGATGTCGGTTTGGCGCGCGCCCAGGCTTTTGCGGATGCCGATTTCGCGAGTGCGTTCGGTCACACTGACCAGCATGATGTTCATGATGACAATGCCGCCGACGACCAGCGCGATGGCGGGCACGGCGGTCGCCGCGATGAAAATGGGCCCCAGCAATCTGTCGCGGATGCCCATCACCGCATCCGGTGTGTTGATGCCGAAATTGTCTTTCTCGT
This is a stretch of genomic DNA from Acidobacteriota bacterium. It encodes these proteins:
- a CDS encoding YcaO-like family protein: MSAKQKSLRRLFDALEYIVDEHLGIVQFVTESPRQPGSPDFFHFFAQACNTDSFSEQANFNKTGGASAQRGIAMAKAIGESVERYCGALYQLAELPLHPYANAPFRCVHPAEFALLSPAQYQNPKVMFVPFDEHTPVRWAPAVDPLRGESWHVPAAMVYVPYIYHRGQGDSPIAQSISTGLACHCSYFEAAISALCEVIERDAFTITWQARLAPPQIRAESLSARNRDLVARFENAGYEVTLFDMTLDAGVPTVLSVSRNTMPEAPPLVPAGSASLDPEEAVRKSLEELAHTLEYCQKIMIHMPRLANNPHYDNVEDQTGHLNFWCDHAKAPLANFLFASPARIDFGSLANLSTGEPGKDLQTLLQKLRAVNHMALLCDLTTPDVQEVGLSVVRAIIPGFHPLAVGHSIRAQGGNRLWTIPQQLGYAGITREKGDNSVPHPYP
- a CDS encoding TOMM precursor leader peptide-binding protein, whose protein sequence is MSNDNLPHGLNGLTAGDQTAAVEDARRFIALPVQLIESAEGAILRRGSTQVMIRGERAMPAIQILLAAMTGEGITIREACDHFAAPDHPAVRQLIEQLLARRFVIPAGQDAGPADPEGPLDVFYWNFGTSTGAVIEQLSQVRVAILGVNHISRQLTNALVTSGVTNVALIDYPFLRNLSFFDGTQFRAPLWKVAVEPLAYEDWLAKLQADSFDCLVATSDFGGLRLMREWNAFCLERDRHFLPVVLQDMVGYIGPSVIPGETACFECFIARLESTRTGHALESALEAQAFAGQQVAGFHPSMASVLGDIAALELMKFYSRALPLWKVGSVMEVNLLAGRIDSRKVLRVPRCRACSPLIRRSSTSIINSSLASKVVEE
- a CDS encoding CPBP family intramembrane metalloprotease: MLAVQLVQPAIALSNSLKRPGLDHILRGALLSLMLRVVFPVWNNTPMVNADLPTIIYLPVAWMGVAGTSLSYALLARTRIDLTRVFAALNIQRQFTAALCLYNIWTFVAALIFSFLFARRGVGGVTVGWGGNLSFAGATLAIIGAGIGILLWPILEWGIGYFGFKMFYAQRVEHAQSDRLSRLELSLLTILGALTVPALEELIFRGYVFNALLAYTGNTARAIFFTALMFASIHVVFGIGMVIYALILSFMLSALALFANNLYPAILMHSLVNFWGIVAMPILSQRKRGSQRD